One region of Cobetia sp. cqz5-12 genomic DNA includes:
- a CDS encoding peptide chain release factor 3: MSDSQIAKAADVRRTFAIISHPDAGKTTITEKLLLFGNAIQMAGSVKSKRADRHATSDWMKMEQERGISVTTSVMQFPYKDRMVNLLDTPGHEDFSEDTYRTLTAVDSALMVIDGAKGVEDRTIKLMEVCRLRTTPILTFVNKMDRETRDPIEVMDEVETVLNIQCAPMTWPIGVGKGFKGVYHLLNDEIHLYKQGQGNRIPDDVRIKGLDSPEAIEVLGEDLIEELSMEVELVRGASHEFDLEAYRRGELTPVYFGTAMGNFGVREMLDGFVEYAPPPQPRDTDTREVTAHDERFTGFVFKIQANMDPKHRDRVAFLRVCSGKYEKNMKMRHVRINKDVKIPDALTFMAADRSHVEEAWPGDIIGLHNHGTIQIGDTFTIGEDMRFTGIPHFAPELFKRVRLKDPLKMKALQKGLQQLSEEGATQVFQPFDNNDLIVGAVGTLQFDVVAHRLKEEYKVECIYEAINVQTARWIYCDDTKMLEDFKRKASANLAYDGGGWLTYIAPTRVNLQLTQERWPDITFRATREH, encoded by the coding sequence ATGTCAGATTCCCAGATTGCCAAGGCGGCGGATGTGCGCCGTACATTCGCCATCATCTCTCACCCGGATGCCGGTAAGACCACCATCACCGAGAAGCTGCTGCTGTTCGGGAATGCCATCCAGATGGCCGGCTCGGTCAAGAGCAAGCGGGCCGATCGCCACGCGACCTCCGACTGGATGAAGATGGAGCAGGAGCGTGGCATCTCCGTGACCACCTCCGTGATGCAGTTCCCCTACAAGGACCGCATGGTCAATCTGCTGGATACCCCCGGGCACGAGGACTTCTCCGAAGATACCTACCGGACGCTGACGGCCGTCGACTCGGCGCTGATGGTCATCGATGGCGCCAAGGGTGTCGAGGACCGCACCATCAAGCTGATGGAAGTCTGCCGCCTGCGCACCACGCCGATCCTGACCTTCGTCAACAAGATGGACCGCGAGACGCGTGATCCCATCGAGGTGATGGATGAAGTCGAGACGGTGCTCAACATCCAGTGTGCGCCGATGACCTGGCCGATCGGCGTCGGCAAGGGCTTCAAGGGCGTCTATCACCTGCTCAATGACGAGATCCATCTCTACAAGCAGGGCCAGGGTAACCGCATTCCCGACGACGTGCGCATCAAGGGTCTCGACAGCCCCGAAGCCATCGAAGTGCTGGGTGAGGATCTGATCGAAGAGCTGAGCATGGAGGTCGAGCTGGTGCGCGGCGCCTCTCACGAGTTCGATCTCGAGGCATATCGTCGCGGTGAGCTGACGCCGGTCTACTTCGGTACCGCCATGGGTAACTTCGGTGTGCGCGAGATGCTCGACGGCTTCGTCGAATATGCCCCGCCGCCCCAGCCGCGCGATACCGATACCCGCGAAGTCACGGCCCATGATGAGCGCTTCACCGGCTTCGTGTTCAAGATCCAGGCCAACATGGACCCGAAGCACCGTGACCGTGTCGCCTTCCTGCGTGTCTGCTCCGGCAAGTACGAGAAGAACATGAAGATGCGCCATGTGCGCATCAACAAGGACGTCAAGATTCCCGACGCCCTGACCTTCATGGCGGCGGACCGCTCCCATGTGGAAGAGGCCTGGCCGGGCGATATCATCGGCCTGCACAACCACGGCACCATCCAGATCGGTGATACCTTCACCATCGGTGAGGACATGCGCTTCACCGGCATTCCGCACTTCGCGCCGGAACTGTTCAAGCGCGTGCGCCTGAAGGACCCGCTGAAGATGAAGGCGCTGCAGAAGGGTCTGCAGCAGCTCTCCGAAGAGGGCGCGACCCAGGTCTTCCAGCCGTTCGACAACAACGATCTGATCGTCGGTGCCGTCGGGACGCTGCAGTTTGACGTGGTCGCTCACCGCCTGAAGGAAGAGTACAAGGTCGAGTGCATCTATGAGGCGATCAACGTGCAGACCGCGCGCTGGATCTACTGTGATGACACCAAGATGCTGGAAGACTTCAAG
- a CDS encoding helix-turn-helix transcriptional regulator: protein MNEDLALNLRLLCSYYRSIAEVSRRLEISRPQFNRYLSGQYRPAAHTLRRICEFFGVEEHEILLPNRQFQRLVQVRPKPRESQATRVESEPLAQLRRSGASELSRYVGHYYEYYLSMSSPGRILRGLVSIIQREDGVYYQRLERLVERESSGVGVSHCKYQGMAFYLSDRIFMTDYESMTGNEITQTILYPTFTSRVSRLKGLRIGVSASGDRTPASTRVLLEYLGRDIRVRCALKQCGLYLLDSDEIEDAIRHEILNDQAPAGEGPWHFRARKDD, encoded by the coding sequence ATGAACGAAGACCTGGCCCTCAATCTGCGGCTGCTGTGCAGCTACTACCGATCCATCGCCGAGGTGAGTCGGCGGCTCGAGATCAGTCGGCCGCAGTTCAATCGATATCTGAGCGGTCAGTACCGGCCCGCCGCACATACACTGCGGCGGATCTGTGAGTTCTTCGGGGTGGAGGAGCACGAGATCCTGCTGCCCAATCGTCAGTTCCAGCGTCTGGTGCAGGTGCGTCCCAAACCGCGCGAGAGTCAGGCCACGCGTGTGGAGAGCGAGCCGCTGGCGCAGCTGAGACGCTCGGGCGCCTCCGAGTTGAGCCGCTATGTGGGCCATTACTATGAGTACTATCTGTCGATGTCGTCGCCGGGGCGGATACTGCGGGGGCTGGTGTCCATCATCCAGCGCGAGGATGGTGTCTATTACCAGCGTCTGGAGCGCCTGGTCGAGCGCGAGTCGTCCGGTGTCGGCGTGTCACATTGCAAGTATCAGGGGATGGCGTTCTACCTGAGCGATCGCATCTTCATGACCGACTACGAGTCGATGACCGGCAATGAGATCACCCAGACCATTCTCTACCCGACCTTCACCAGCCGTGTGTCGCGCCTCAAGGGGCTGCGGATCGGGGTATCGGCAAGCGGTGATCGCACGCCGGCCAGTACTCGCGTGCTGCTCGAATATCTCGGGCGTGACATCCGGGTTCGCTGCGCGCTGAAGCAATGCGGTCTCTATCTCCTGGACAGCGACGAGATCGAGGATGCCATCCGCCACGAGATCCTCAATGACCAGGCGCCGGCGGGCGAGGGACCCTGGCATTTTCGCGCACGCAAGGATGACTGA
- a CDS encoding Na+/H+ antiporter NhaC family protein: protein MTPASKLTFHGGPWVSFLPILCFITTAIHVATSLEEPTIQGMWVGILAGLLATFLFARDKSVYSDTIMKGMASKVAIAPVAAWIFAGIFATVLRSSGLVDGILWAAYHTGATSTAFLVVTFLACALFATAAGTGFGTIAAGMGVLYPAGVMLGADPLLLAGAIVGGGAFGDNLAPISDTTISSATSQGADIGGVVRSRLPFTLVAGSITLVVMVLISLTQQTTPLIIAHEQLAEHMDPKGLMMLLPALAAIYVAMKKGDVIFATSVGILSGMLVAILTGLNTLSGFVSVEDGALINGVAGWMADLSILVILLSAGIRLMLDGGGSERLINALKGVVRTPRGAEASSAGLSLLMSSLMSINAPAILAVGLSYAKPVGERFGLSPYRRANIIDSMSCTLVYSLPWSAALLFASGLSVKAAETFPGVPALMPLDLTPWVLYAWVLLAVMSVSIATGWGRRFSPSCQASAQDEAATEMPAGRSSLSASASASASNSVSS from the coding sequence ATGACTCCTGCATCCAAACTCACGTTCCACGGCGGGCCCTGGGTCTCGTTCCTGCCCATCCTGTGCTTCATCACCACCGCCATCCATGTAGCCACCAGCCTGGAGGAGCCGACCATCCAGGGCATGTGGGTCGGCATTCTCGCCGGCCTGCTGGCCACCTTCCTGTTTGCCCGTGACAAGTCTGTCTACAGCGACACCATCATGAAGGGCATGGCCAGCAAGGTGGCCATCGCCCCGGTGGCGGCGTGGATCTTTGCCGGCATCTTCGCCACGGTGCTGCGCTCCTCAGGACTGGTGGATGGCATCCTGTGGGCGGCCTATCACACCGGCGCCACCAGCACGGCCTTCCTCGTCGTGACCTTCCTCGCCTGCGCCCTGTTCGCCACCGCGGCAGGCACCGGCTTCGGCACCATCGCCGCGGGCATGGGCGTGCTCTATCCCGCGGGCGTCATGCTGGGAGCCGACCCGCTGCTGCTGGCAGGGGCCATCGTGGGAGGCGGTGCCTTCGGCGACAACCTGGCGCCCATCTCCGACACCACCATCTCCTCGGCGACGAGTCAGGGCGCTGATATCGGTGGCGTGGTTCGTTCTCGGCTGCCCTTCACGCTGGTGGCCGGCAGCATCACGCTGGTGGTGATGGTGCTGATCAGTCTGACGCAGCAAACAACGCCGCTGATCATCGCGCATGAACAGCTGGCCGAACATATGGACCCCAAGGGCCTGATGATGTTGCTGCCCGCCCTGGCTGCCATCTACGTGGCCATGAAGAAAGGCGATGTGATCTTCGCCACCAGCGTGGGAATTCTGTCCGGCATGCTGGTGGCGATACTTACCGGCCTCAACACCCTGAGCGGTTTCGTGTCGGTCGAGGATGGTGCGCTGATCAATGGCGTGGCCGGCTGGATGGCAGACCTGTCGATTCTGGTGATCCTGCTGTCGGCGGGCATTCGTCTGATGCTCGATGGCGGTGGCAGTGAGAGGCTGATCAATGCGCTCAAGGGTGTCGTGCGCACACCACGTGGTGCGGAAGCCTCCTCCGCCGGGCTCTCGCTGCTGATGTCCTCGCTGATGAGCATCAATGCCCCCGCTATCCTCGCGGTCGGACTGTCCTACGCCAAACCGGTCGGCGAACGCTTTGGCCTGAGCCCTTACCGCCGCGCCAACATCATCGACAGCATGTCTTGCACCCTGGTCTATTCGCTGCCCTGGTCCGCCGCGCTGCTGTTCGCCTCCGGGCTGTCCGTGAAAGCCGCCGAAACCTTCCCCGGCGTGCCGGCCCTGATGCCGCTCGATCTGACGCCCTGGGTGCTCTACGCCTGGGTCCTGCTGGCCGTGATGAGTGTCTCCATCGCCACCGGCTGGGGCCGTCGTTTCAGCCCGTCATGCCAGGCAAGCGCTCAGGACGAGGCTGCAACCGAGATGCCCGCTGGGCGGTCCTCACTGTCAGCGTCAGCGTCAGCGTCAGCCTCAAACTCAGTCTCAAGTTAA
- a CDS encoding aspartate/glutamate racemase family protein, whose product MQDTELRQRNVIGILTGSGPDAGLDLWNKLLIANKARIGPGYRGDLDAPHVHLISQPALGLSMELETHDQQVWEALADSALKLAEHVDYYAIACNTLNYYQPQLEALALNARLVSFSDVVIDRVRRDGLSKVALLGANSVTDMGDWSPYRALAEVVEVEVPADPHLLHQIIYDVKAHGGDDPSVVQRFHALLKSLSADTVLLACTELPLIPVNTVSSSDNDAAPAKTLIDVTELVAEELARKSCGV is encoded by the coding sequence ATGCAAGATACTGAGCTGCGCCAACGCAACGTGATCGGCATCCTCACCGGCTCCGGCCCGGATGCCGGTCTGGATCTCTGGAACAAGCTGCTGATCGCCAACAAGGCCCGTATCGGGCCTGGCTATCGGGGAGATCTGGATGCCCCGCATGTCCACCTGATATCCCAGCCGGCGCTCGGGCTGTCCATGGAACTCGAGACTCATGATCAACAGGTGTGGGAGGCGCTGGCCGACAGCGCCCTCAAGCTCGCCGAGCATGTCGACTACTACGCCATCGCCTGCAATACGCTTAACTACTATCAGCCCCAGCTGGAGGCTCTGGCGCTGAATGCCCGGCTGGTGTCGTTCAGTGATGTCGTCATCGACAGGGTGCGGCGCGACGGCTTGAGCAAGGTGGCGCTGCTGGGCGCGAATTCCGTGACGGACATGGGGGACTGGTCACCCTATCGGGCGCTGGCGGAGGTGGTGGAAGTCGAGGTACCCGCCGACCCACACCTGCTACACCAGATCATCTATGACGTGAAGGCGCATGGCGGCGATGACCCAAGCGTGGTCCAGCGCTTTCATGCGCTGCTGAAGAGCCTGTCGGCAGACACCGTGCTGCTGGCCTGTACCGAGCTGCCACTGATTCCCGTCAACACCGTCAGCTCGTCAGACAACGACGCAGCCCCCGCCAAAACACTGATCGATGTCACGGAACTGGTCGCGGAGGAACTCGCTCGCAAGTCCTGCGGCGTCTGA
- a CDS encoding MerR family transcriptional regulator, with translation MSSYGEVTMGIGQLAKASDVQAVTIRYYEKQGLLAPMRRAPNGYREYGNAQLRRLTFIRRCRRLGFSLDDIRALLGLADQQSLPCDQIDARIEAQLAEVRKRQRDLAVMEEELQRLTHCCAGGVMAQCHIVETLSEVEE, from the coding sequence ATGTCATCGTACGGCGAGGTGACGATGGGCATCGGCCAACTGGCCAAGGCGTCTGATGTCCAGGCGGTGACGATCCGCTATTACGAGAAGCAGGGGCTGTTGGCCCCGATGCGACGCGCGCCCAATGGCTATCGTGAGTATGGCAATGCACAGCTCAGGCGTCTGACCTTCATCCGCCGTTGTCGGCGGCTGGGGTTTTCGCTGGATGACATCCGCGCCTTGCTGGGCCTGGCGGACCAGCAGTCCTTGCCTTGCGATCAGATAGACGCGCGCATCGAGGCGCAGCTGGCCGAGGTGCGCAAGCGCCAGCGTGACCTCGCCGTCATGGAGGAAGAGTTGCAGCGCCTGACGCACTGCTGTGCCGGCGGGGTGATGGCACAGTGCCATATCGTCGAGACACTGTCCGAGGTCGAGGAGTAA
- a CDS encoding cation transporter: protein MKSCCESKSGELAELRASQGKVLKILLALNASMFFVEFTAAWWLGSTALLGDSLDMFGDASVYALTLYVLHRSVRERAMSALIKGIVMLALGLIVLGEAGYQALNGVAPAAHGMGAFALLALAVNLICFGLLWRFKSDDLNMRSTWLCSRNDIIANASVFGAAILVGWTGSRWPDVLLGAAIAALFLQSAWQVIRDAREELREARQAENDQIPDDQDASSTSSCCTPPTAAVVIEQPHASTCCSSKRCG, encoded by the coding sequence ATGAAAAGCTGTTGCGAAAGCAAATCCGGCGAGCTGGCAGAGCTCAGAGCCTCACAGGGCAAGGTCCTGAAGATTCTGCTGGCGCTGAATGCCAGCATGTTCTTCGTCGAATTCACCGCGGCCTGGTGGCTGGGATCCACCGCGCTGCTGGGGGATTCCCTCGACATGTTCGGCGATGCCAGCGTTTACGCCCTGACCCTCTACGTCCTGCACCGCAGTGTGCGTGAACGCGCAATGAGCGCGCTGATCAAGGGCATCGTGATGCTGGCACTGGGCCTGATCGTCCTTGGCGAAGCAGGCTATCAAGCCCTCAATGGAGTGGCACCGGCCGCCCACGGCATGGGTGCCTTCGCCCTGCTGGCGCTGGCGGTCAATCTCATCTGCTTCGGACTGCTGTGGCGCTTCAAGTCGGATGATCTGAACATGCGCTCCACCTGGCTATGTTCACGCAATGACATCATCGCCAATGCCTCGGTCTTCGGCGCTGCGATACTGGTGGGCTGGACAGGCTCTCGCTGGCCGGACGTGCTGCTGGGGGCGGCGATCGCCGCACTCTTCCTGCAATCCGCCTGGCAGGTGATTCGCGATGCGCGCGAGGAACTGCGCGAGGCCAGGCAGGCCGAGAACGATCAGATACCTGACGACCAGGACGCTTCCAGCACCAGCAGCTGTTGCACCCCGCCGACGGCTGCCGTAGTGATTGAGCAGCCTCACGCCAGTACTTGCTGCTCAAGCAAGCGCTGTGGTTGA
- a CDS encoding sulfatase family protein, with protein MTARPNFLFIITDQHRADHLGCYGNGVVKTPNIDQLAAKGTRFERFYVANPICMPNRASIMTGRMSSLHGARHNGIPLSRNHTTFVELLKDAGYRTALIGKSHLQSFTGLPATNVFTAEEGKQAPSASLRDAFKDNRHTEDYELENTRHWETPVAERLAGDFYGFEHVEIAAGHADEASGDYLLWARQQRADFDDLVGPENALPDQRYQAPQAWRTAVPEELYSTSWIAERSQAWLEEQAASDQPFFLQMSFPDPHHPFTPPGKYWGMYSPSDIDLPASFGKGDLPPLLAMRKALEEGTDPRDNQSPFAVTEDEARSIIALTYGMIHMIDDAIGRVMASLESLGLAENTVVVFTSDHGDYMGDHGLMLKLLLHYQGLVRTPFIWHDPQHPRDADCSTELASSVDIASTILARAGIQEFNGMQGRDLLSTSAPEAVLVEEDSQRTMTGFERPQRVRTVITERYRMSVRHGEDWGELYDLENDPDELVNLHDDPDHAAVRAELTDIMLRRMIELQDRAPLPAYRA; from the coding sequence ATGACTGCACGTCCGAACTTTCTCTTCATCATCACCGATCAACACCGCGCCGATCACCTTGGGTGCTATGGCAATGGCGTCGTCAAGACGCCCAACATCGATCAGCTGGCGGCGAAGGGGACACGTTTCGAGCGCTTCTATGTCGCCAACCCGATCTGCATGCCCAACCGTGCCTCGATCATGACGGGGCGGATGAGTTCACTGCACGGTGCGCGCCACAACGGTATTCCTCTCTCGCGCAACCACACCACCTTCGTGGAGCTGCTCAAGGATGCAGGCTATCGCACTGCGCTGATCGGCAAGTCCCACCTGCAGAGCTTCACGGGGCTGCCTGCCACCAATGTCTTCACGGCCGAAGAGGGCAAGCAGGCACCGTCCGCCTCGCTGCGTGATGCCTTCAAGGACAATCGGCACACTGAGGACTATGAGCTGGAGAATACCCGGCATTGGGAAACGCCTGTCGCGGAGCGGCTCGCAGGAGATTTCTACGGATTCGAGCATGTCGAGATCGCCGCAGGGCATGCTGATGAGGCCAGTGGTGACTATCTGTTGTGGGCACGTCAGCAGCGGGCTGATTTCGACGACCTGGTCGGGCCCGAAAACGCCTTGCCGGATCAACGCTACCAGGCGCCACAGGCATGGCGCACCGCCGTGCCGGAGGAGCTTTATTCCACCAGCTGGATTGCGGAGCGCAGCCAGGCATGGCTGGAGGAGCAGGCCGCTTCCGATCAGCCATTCTTCCTGCAGATGTCATTCCCGGACCCGCATCATCCCTTTACCCCGCCGGGCAAGTACTGGGGCATGTATAGCCCTTCCGATATCGACCTGCCCGCGAGCTTCGGCAAGGGAGATTTGCCGCCGCTCCTGGCGATGCGCAAGGCGCTGGAGGAGGGGACCGACCCACGAGACAATCAGAGCCCCTTCGCGGTGACCGAGGATGAGGCGCGCTCCATCATCGCGCTGACCTACGGCATGATCCACATGATCGACGATGCCATCGGGCGGGTGATGGCATCACTGGAATCGCTGGGGCTGGCGGAGAATACCGTGGTCGTCTTCACCTCCGATCACGGTGATTACATGGGCGATCATGGCTTGATGCTGAAGCTGCTGCTTCACTATCAGGGGCTGGTGCGTACGCCCTTCATCTGGCACGACCCCCAGCATCCCCGGGATGCTGACTGTTCCACCGAGCTTGCCTCCTCGGTGGATATCGCCTCGACGATACTCGCCAGAGCAGGGATACAGGAGTTCAACGGCATGCAGGGGCGCGATCTGCTGTCGACATCGGCACCGGAAGCCGTCCTCGTCGAAGAGGACAGTCAGCGCACCATGACCGGCTTCGAACGTCCGCAGCGGGTGCGGACGGTGATCACCGAGCGCTATCGGATGTCGGTCCGCCATGGAGAGGACTGGGGCGAGCTCTATGATCTGGAGAACGACCCCGATGAGCTGGTGAACCTGCACGATGACCCCGACCATGCGGCGGTACGCGCCGAGCTTACCGATATCATGCTGCGACGCATGATCGAGCTTCAGGACCGCGCTCCGCTCCCGGCCTACCGTGCCTGA
- a CDS encoding TRAP transporter permease: protein MSLYSAGIGLIDPTWHRTLGFGLALVIGVAAARRKQLSAAPQGSGYGIRHIAVDLLLLGAGCWAIVSFFVVQSEMQVVLYDVTRQDAWPALAGLCVFLELCRRLWGWGLFAVGALAVLYLLFGQSLPGILEHTGFTLAEVAENLWYNTNKGVFGSITNIVLGTVFIFIIFGVLLEGTGAGDTLLKFAFLATRRSRGGPAHAAILASSLFGTMSGSTVANIVGTGTFTIPMIKKRGFTPAFAAGVEATASTGGQIMPPIMGAAALVMADLTGMGYLNIAIAALVPALFYYFSLFAAVTIEARRQGVQVQPLEVKDKITRLDVFNSILFVGPILTVIISLVMGVSTSASGFYATLVLVLLSVINPEVRRDPMRLVRSFITGSASGASLLIAIAAIGILVGALDSTGLGLKLANVIAMLRGDSLFSALFVAMMGALVLGMGMPTLPAYLIIVLVMGPAIQALGLSLLTAHMFVFYYGVASSLTPPVAIAAYAAAPIAGANPLKTSLVAFRLGLAQFIIPFIFVYYPTLLIVEDFSLASFLWIAARTAFCIWLFCSAMAAFDRERLSVAEVVLRFLVAFLCLVPDPLIHLPAVAMGALLVAFHLRRTQPIANVTGA, encoded by the coding sequence ATGTCGCTCTACTCGGCCGGTATCGGTCTGATAGATCCCACATGGCACCGCACGCTGGGGTTTGGCCTGGCGCTCGTGATCGGCGTTGCCGCTGCGCGCCGCAAGCAGCTTTCCGCCGCACCGCAAGGCTCGGGTTACGGCATCCGTCATATCGCGGTGGATCTGCTGTTGCTCGGTGCAGGTTGCTGGGCAATCGTCAGCTTCTTCGTGGTCCAGAGTGAAATGCAGGTGGTGCTCTACGACGTGACCCGCCAGGATGCCTGGCCGGCGCTGGCCGGGTTGTGCGTATTTCTCGAGCTGTGTCGGCGTCTCTGGGGCTGGGGGCTCTTCGCTGTCGGGGCGCTGGCCGTGCTCTATCTGCTGTTCGGTCAGAGTCTGCCCGGCATTCTGGAACATACGGGCTTCACGCTTGCAGAAGTGGCCGAGAACCTCTGGTACAACACCAACAAGGGTGTGTTCGGTTCCATCACCAATATCGTGCTGGGGACCGTCTTCATCTTCATCATCTTCGGTGTGCTGCTGGAAGGCACCGGTGCCGGGGATACGCTGCTCAAGTTCGCTTTCCTCGCCACTCGTCGCTCGCGTGGCGGGCCCGCGCACGCCGCCATCCTGGCATCTTCGTTGTTCGGTACGATGTCAGGCTCCACGGTCGCGAACATCGTCGGTACCGGCACCTTCACCATCCCGATGATCAAGAAGCGGGGCTTCACGCCTGCCTTTGCCGCGGGTGTCGAGGCAACAGCCTCCACTGGCGGTCAGATCATGCCGCCGATCATGGGGGCAGCCGCACTGGTCATGGCGGACCTGACCGGCATGGGCTATCTGAACATTGCCATCGCGGCGCTGGTGCCGGCACTCTTCTATTACTTCAGCCTGTTCGCTGCGGTCACCATCGAGGCACGTCGCCAGGGCGTCCAGGTGCAACCGCTGGAGGTAAAGGACAAGATCACCCGGCTGGATGTCTTCAACTCGATCCTGTTCGTGGGGCCGATCCTGACGGTCATCATCTCGCTGGTCATGGGCGTCTCCACCTCGGCTTCCGGCTTCTATGCCACCCTGGTACTGGTCCTGCTCTCCGTCATCAATCCTGAGGTTCGCCGTGACCCGATGCGCCTGGTACGCTCGTTCATCACCGGGAGTGCCAGCGGTGCCTCGCTGCTGATCGCGATCGCGGCCATCGGGATTCTGGTCGGTGCATTGGATTCCACCGGTCTTGGACTCAAGCTGGCCAACGTGATCGCGATGCTGCGTGGCGACAGCCTGTTCTCGGCACTCTTCGTCGCCATGATGGGGGCACTGGTCTTGGGGATGGGCATGCCGACCCTGCCGGCCTATCTGATCATCGTGCTGGTCATGGGGCCTGCCATTCAGGCGCTCGGGCTATCGTTGCTGACGGCGCACATGTTCGTCTTCTACTACGGGGTCGCCTCGTCCCTGACGCCACCGGTGGCGATCGCCGCCTATGCCGCCGCTCCCATCGCGGGCGCAAACCCGCTCAAGACCTCGCTGGTGGCATTCCGCCTGGGGCTGGCGCAATTCATCATCCCCTTCATCTTCGTCTACTACCCGACACTGCTGATCGTCGAGGACTTCTCCCTGGCGTCCTTCCTGTGGATCGCGGCTCGCACCGCCTTCTGCATCTGGCTGTTCTGCTCGGCCATGGCGGCCTTCGATCGGGAACGCCTCTCCGTCGCCGAAGTCGTGCTGCGTTTCCTGGTGGCATTCCTGTGCCTGGTGCCGGACCCGCTGATCCATCTTCCTGCTGTTGCCATGGGCGCCTTGCTGGTGGCCTTCCATCTGCGCCGTACCCAACCCATCGCCAACGTGACCGGAGCCTGA
- a CDS encoding TAXI family TRAP transporter solute-binding subunit encodes MKTHAGRARFLAITLLFTTFLSSGFAEARIYKGETAGAGDSVHTMFVSFVNQARLADVDIQVNAGQTLTKSMLNGARGRVDFFSSVPSLVDMMAEGAGMYQPITNAPELSTHLRAILGFQSGVYHPVTLEGSGITDWDDIAGKTVFTGPPAGSAAATSEALIRGITGYEPGKDYTAVRLSWGEAYEALADGKIDMMIRPSEIGSANIERFGLTDEFRILSIPDSAITSHRLDDLIGQAGRGTTSFDGDLYDGQLTQGKITALAYYQFIGTNDSVSDDVVYHATKAFWEHLASVQSSASFLKTVTPDTAFAGINVPLHPGALRYYQEQGYDIPAALKVTQ; translated from the coding sequence ATGAAAACCCATGCTGGACGTGCACGATTTCTCGCCATCACGTTGCTTTTTACCACCTTTCTTTCCTCTGGATTCGCCGAGGCCAGGATCTACAAGGGAGAAACCGCCGGGGCGGGGGACTCGGTGCATACCATGTTCGTATCATTCGTCAATCAGGCGCGATTGGCCGATGTGGATATCCAGGTCAATGCAGGCCAGACGCTGACGAAATCCATGCTCAATGGCGCACGCGGCAGAGTGGACTTCTTCTCTTCCGTCCCGTCGCTGGTCGACATGATGGCAGAGGGAGCCGGGATGTATCAGCCGATCACGAACGCTCCGGAGCTTTCGACTCACCTGCGCGCCATTCTGGGCTTTCAAAGCGGTGTCTATCACCCGGTGACACTGGAAGGCTCGGGAATCACTGACTGGGACGATATCGCGGGCAAGACAGTCTTTACGGGCCCGCCTGCGGGCTCGGCCGCTGCCACTTCCGAAGCGCTAATCCGCGGTATCACCGGCTATGAGCCGGGCAAGGACTATACCGCCGTTCGCCTGAGCTGGGGGGAAGCCTACGAGGCGCTGGCGGATGGCAAGATCGACATGATGATTCGTCCCTCGGAAATCGGTTCAGCCAATATCGAGCGTTTCGGTCTCACCGATGAATTCAGAATCCTTTCCATCCCTGACAGTGCCATCACCTCCCATCGACTGGATGACCTCATCGGCCAGGCTGGGCGGGGCACGACGAGCTTCGACGGTGATCTCTACGATGGTCAACTGACCCAGGGCAAGATCACGGCTCTCGCCTATTACCAGTTCATCGGCACCAATGACAGCGTCTCCGATGACGTGGTGTACCACGCGACCAAGGCATTCTGGGAGCACCTGGCCAGCGTGCAGAGCAGCGCCTCCTTTCTGAAGACCGTGACCCCGGATACGGCGTTCGCCGGTATCAACGTACCGCTGCACCCCGGTGCACTGCGCTACTACCAGGAGCAGGGCTACGACATCCCTGCGGCCTTGAAAGTCACACAATAA